Proteins encoded by one window of Sorangium aterium:
- a CDS encoding c-type cytochrome, with protein MHRLLASRRSFSPFLAILVIGSSFAACAPWELGEDDTPDIGDPGSVAVAAEPPPAISGGTLAVSKSALRAVAADPDRDRVWIVDLQAQKLTAEIALQKGDEPGRVVEDDAGRFHVALRRGGAIVTVDADSGTIVDRRDVCPAPRGIAYDAQTDELHVACVGGELVTLPAGPGAATRRLKLDRDLRDVVVDGDRLLVSKFRSAELLTIGADGAVMEQKKLPKFNLFGQEFAPTVAWRTIKLPTGGVAMVHQRALIAPVEIVEGGYSSGGCDGSVVHSTVSEVGTPDSDGQPNLAAALPSATLPVDVAVSDDGLSYAVVAAGRSEILVTSSANLNVAKGAPEGTCIEAEQRVAVEGEPTAVAFAGSSVVVQTREPAGLQILGEINATGNRVTQVITLPGESRKDTGHEMFHRNASGPMACASCHPEGGEDSHTWVFNPIGPRRTQFVSGGILNTAPFHWDGDMSGIEAIMDEVFERRMGGMHQGPRRVKVFARWIDSLPAPPVSSAPDAEAVARGDALFHDKAVDCASCHAGAQLTSNESFDVGTGKPFQVPSLVRIGARAPFMHDGCAPTLKDRFTNPACGGGDRHGKTSHLSDAQLDDLVAYLETL; from the coding sequence ATGCATAGACTGCTTGCGTCGCGCCGCAGCTTCTCCCCGTTCCTCGCCATCCTTGTGATCGGATCATCCTTTGCCGCCTGCGCTCCGTGGGAGCTCGGTGAGGACGACACCCCCGACATCGGTGATCCCGGGAGCGTCGCGGTCGCGGCGGAGCCGCCGCCCGCCATCAGCGGCGGAACGCTCGCCGTGAGCAAGAGCGCCCTCCGGGCGGTGGCCGCGGATCCGGATCGCGACCGGGTGTGGATCGTCGATCTCCAGGCGCAGAAGCTGACCGCGGAGATCGCCCTGCAGAAGGGCGACGAGCCGGGCAGGGTCGTCGAGGACGACGCGGGTCGCTTCCACGTCGCGCTCCGCCGCGGCGGCGCGATCGTGACCGTCGACGCGGACAGCGGGACGATCGTCGACAGGCGCGACGTGTGCCCGGCCCCGCGGGGGATCGCCTACGATGCGCAGACCGACGAGCTCCACGTCGCCTGCGTCGGCGGCGAGCTCGTCACGCTCCCGGCCGGTCCCGGCGCGGCGACACGCCGCCTGAAGCTCGATCGCGATCTGCGCGACGTGGTCGTGGACGGGGATCGCCTCCTGGTCAGCAAGTTCCGGTCTGCCGAGCTGCTCACCATCGGAGCGGACGGCGCCGTCATGGAGCAAAAGAAGCTACCGAAGTTCAACCTGTTCGGGCAGGAGTTCGCGCCGACCGTCGCCTGGCGGACGATCAAGCTGCCGACAGGCGGTGTCGCGATGGTCCACCAGCGCGCCTTGATCGCGCCGGTCGAGATCGTGGAGGGGGGCTACAGCTCCGGCGGATGCGATGGGAGCGTCGTCCACAGCACGGTCTCGGAGGTCGGGACGCCCGACTCCGACGGCCAGCCGAACCTGGCCGCTGCCCTCCCCTCCGCCACCCTGCCGGTCGATGTCGCGGTGTCCGATGACGGCCTCTCGTATGCGGTCGTCGCGGCCGGCAGGAGCGAGATCCTCGTGACCAGCAGCGCGAACTTGAACGTGGCGAAGGGTGCCCCCGAAGGGACCTGCATCGAGGCGGAGCAGCGCGTCGCCGTGGAAGGCGAGCCCACGGCCGTCGCGTTCGCTGGCAGCTCCGTGGTGGTCCAGACCCGTGAACCGGCGGGCCTCCAGATCCTCGGGGAAATCAACGCCACCGGCAACCGCGTCACCCAGGTCATCACGCTCCCCGGGGAGAGCCGGAAGGATACCGGCCACGAGATGTTCCACCGGAACGCGTCCGGACCGATGGCCTGCGCGTCGTGCCATCCCGAGGGAGGCGAGGACAGCCATACCTGGGTCTTCAACCCCATCGGCCCGCGGCGCACCCAGTTCGTCAGCGGCGGCATCCTCAACACCGCGCCGTTCCACTGGGATGGCGATATGTCCGGTATCGAAGCCATCATGGACGAGGTCTTCGAGCGCCGCATGGGCGGCATGCACCAGGGACCGCGCCGGGTGAAGGTCTTCGCGCGGTGGATCGACAGCCTGCCCGCTCCGCCGGTGTCGTCGGCGCCCGACGCGGAGGCCGTCGCGCGCGGCGACGCGCTCTTCCACGACAAGGCCGTCGACTGCGCGAGCTGCCACGCGGGCGCTCAGCTCACGAGCAACGAGTCGTTCGACGTCGGCACGGGAAAGCCCTTCCAGGTGCCGTCGCTGGTCCGCATCGGCGCGCGCGCGCCGTTCATGCACGACGGGTGCGCGCCGACGCTGAAGGACCGGTTCACCAACCCCGCCTGCGGCGGCGGCGACCGGCACGGCAAGACGTCCCACCTCTCGGACGCCCAGCTCGACGATCTGGTCGCCTACCTCGAGACCCTCTGA
- a CDS encoding TolC family protein → MKSTAPSSRRSISLASTLAGLLALGLIASPAAGQPAAPRPAAPQPVTPPPAPAPPPAGQPQPAVAAAQPAAPKADPLATALAPQPGGLTPDDVAKAALQTRASLRAKQADLRAASAKVDQAMVNFFPRLTATATYTRLSEVESAGLGGGGIVGASSEGLIKVGPCPPDVQGQCVVDSAGRPVGAASLSFPAPLNSISLTANLAVPISDYVFRISQGYAAASHAESAKKLELQAETLQAAADAKVTFFNWVRVKGQVVVAGEAVSQARAHVEDARRTFEVGLLSRADVLRLEAQVAGAEQVLNEAQAALLVADDQIRIALGAGQERPLTLGIDVMGSAPAKPPAEALPALVQEALQRRLEIRALDETQYSLEKAEAVARAGYFPRVDGFADLTYANPNQRIFPTQDKFAMTWSAGVRATWVVNDIFTTAGASAEANARTTQIAEQKAALRDALRLEVASAYAELSKASSSIESSERQLAAAAESMRVRSELFRAGRATSVDVVDAEGEVTRARLQQLNARVGALVAKTRLDHVVGRDAKDLK, encoded by the coding sequence ATGAAAAGCACCGCACCCTCGTCTCGACGCAGCATCTCGCTGGCTTCGACGCTCGCCGGGCTGCTCGCCCTCGGGCTCATCGCCTCACCGGCTGCGGGGCAGCCGGCCGCTCCCCGACCGGCGGCACCGCAGCCGGTCACCCCGCCGCCCGCCCCGGCGCCTCCTCCCGCGGGCCAACCGCAGCCTGCCGTCGCTGCGGCCCAGCCGGCGGCGCCGAAGGCCGATCCGCTCGCCACGGCCCTCGCGCCGCAGCCGGGAGGGCTGACGCCGGACGATGTCGCGAAGGCTGCGCTGCAGACGCGCGCGTCGCTCCGCGCCAAGCAGGCCGATCTCCGCGCGGCGTCGGCGAAGGTCGACCAGGCCATGGTCAATTTCTTTCCCCGGCTGACTGCGACGGCGACCTACACGCGCCTCTCCGAGGTCGAGAGCGCGGGGCTCGGAGGCGGTGGCATCGTCGGCGCGAGCAGCGAAGGGTTGATCAAGGTCGGTCCATGTCCGCCCGACGTGCAAGGCCAGTGCGTCGTCGACAGCGCGGGGCGGCCGGTGGGGGCCGCCTCCCTGTCCTTTCCGGCGCCTCTCAACAGCATTTCGCTCACGGCGAATCTTGCCGTCCCCATCTCGGACTACGTGTTCCGCATCTCGCAGGGATACGCCGCCGCGTCCCACGCGGAGAGCGCGAAGAAGCTCGAGCTCCAGGCGGAGACGCTGCAGGCCGCGGCCGACGCGAAGGTCACCTTCTTCAACTGGGTCCGCGTGAAGGGGCAGGTCGTCGTGGCAGGTGAGGCGGTGTCTCAGGCGAGGGCGCACGTCGAGGACGCGCGCCGCACCTTCGAGGTGGGCCTGCTCTCGCGCGCCGACGTGCTCCGGCTCGAGGCCCAGGTGGCCGGCGCGGAGCAGGTGCTCAACGAGGCTCAAGCCGCGCTCCTGGTCGCGGATGACCAGATCCGGATCGCGCTCGGCGCCGGGCAGGAAAGGCCGCTCACGCTGGGGATCGACGTGATGGGCAGCGCGCCTGCGAAGCCGCCCGCCGAGGCGCTCCCGGCGCTGGTGCAGGAGGCGCTTCAGAGGCGCCTCGAGATCCGCGCGCTCGACGAGACGCAGTACTCGCTCGAGAAGGCCGAGGCGGTCGCGAGGGCCGGCTACTTCCCGCGCGTGGACGGGTTCGCCGATCTCACCTACGCGAACCCCAACCAGCGCATCTTCCCGACGCAGGACAAGTTCGCCATGACATGGTCCGCCGGCGTCCGCGCCACGTGGGTCGTCAACGACATCTTCACCACCGCGGGCGCCTCCGCCGAGGCGAACGCCCGCACCACGCAGATCGCGGAGCAGAAGGCCGCGCTGCGCGACGCCCTCCGCCTCGAGGTGGCCTCGGCGTATGCGGAGCTGAGCAAGGCTTCGAGCAGCATCGAGTCTTCAGAGCGCCAGCTCGCGGCGGCCGCGGAGTCGATGCGCGTCAGGTCCGAGTTGTTCCGGGCAGGACGGGCCACGAGCGTCGACGTGGTCGACGCCGAGGGCGAGGTGACGCGCGCGCGGCTCCAGCAGCTCAACGCGCGCGTCGGCGCGCTCGTCGCCAAGACCCGGCTGGACCACGTCGTCGGGCGCGACGCGAAGGACCTGAAATGA
- a CDS encoding sodium-translocating pyrophosphatase, which produces MTELALTLSGGLLGLAFAAYLARWVVARPAVEPEMLRVAAIIQGVAEAYFRRQSSVIGAVSAMLGGAIFLAYGLLRRAGENNPVPALELGVWLTLSFAVGAASAVATGRVATWIAPRTSVRAASGARRSLDLALQIALRGGAVSGLFVASMSLLGLGGLFAAVLAFRGGFGAEPAEALALAPTIPWVIAGYPLGASFAALMAQLGGGTFSKAADLGADLAGAEVGLDEDDLQNPATIVDLAGDTVGDCAGRAAGVFASTVAENAGAMVVGAMLFRNNAGLPSALAVVLFPLVSRAFGLIATLFGVMVVKTDDREDAFNALVRGLYVTATLHAVGIAGAAKWLLDAHWVVFFACGVIGIVAGIGVLHVTQYYTEQRHRPVRELAEAARSGSAMAVLRGLAIGLESSVLPLLVVVGATFGSYLLGARSGLAGGGLFGTAVATMGMLGTSGYVLAMDAFGPIVDNAGGIVAVTVARERPDVRGRTLVLDAVGNTTKALTKAYTAGVAALASLLLVAGYLDESRRRALASSAPIRGETTAMVLRLDRPEVYLGALVGILLVFWLAGRCIRNVLQAGRRVLDEVRRQARARPPGFVGDHEPCVEMVSRAALRHMIAPALVSVAVPVVVGLALRFARTEDNPLVAADSVAALIMAGTVAGVLGSLFLGNTGAIWDNARQYIATGAHGGRYLVDETGARADNPTYGAAVVGDTIGDPLKDVAGPAIHVLIKMLPAVTIVFLPFFI; this is translated from the coding sequence ATGACGGAGCTTGCGCTCACCCTCAGCGGCGGCCTGCTCGGGCTCGCCTTTGCGGCTTACCTCGCTCGCTGGGTCGTCGCACGCCCCGCGGTCGAGCCCGAGATGCTGCGCGTTGCCGCGATCATCCAGGGGGTCGCGGAGGCGTACTTTCGCCGCCAGAGCAGCGTGATCGGCGCGGTCTCGGCGATGCTCGGCGGCGCCATCTTCCTCGCTTACGGCCTCCTCCGGCGCGCCGGGGAGAACAACCCGGTGCCAGCGCTGGAGCTCGGTGTCTGGCTGACGCTCTCGTTCGCGGTCGGGGCCGCCAGCGCGGTCGCGACCGGCCGCGTCGCCACCTGGATCGCGCCCCGCACCAGCGTGCGCGCCGCGAGCGGCGCCCGCCGCTCGCTCGATCTCGCGCTGCAGATCGCCCTCCGCGGCGGCGCCGTTTCGGGGCTCTTCGTCGCGAGCATGAGCCTGCTCGGCCTCGGCGGCCTGTTCGCCGCGGTCCTCGCGTTCCGTGGCGGCTTCGGCGCCGAGCCGGCCGAGGCGCTCGCGCTCGCCCCGACCATCCCCTGGGTCATCGCCGGTTACCCGCTCGGCGCCTCCTTCGCCGCCCTGATGGCGCAGCTCGGCGGCGGCACCTTCTCCAAGGCGGCCGACCTCGGCGCGGACCTCGCCGGCGCGGAGGTCGGGCTCGACGAGGACGACCTCCAGAACCCGGCCACGATCGTCGACCTGGCGGGCGATACGGTCGGCGACTGCGCCGGGCGCGCGGCCGGCGTCTTCGCCTCGACCGTCGCCGAGAACGCGGGCGCCATGGTGGTCGGCGCGATGCTCTTCCGCAACAACGCCGGGCTCCCGAGCGCCCTCGCCGTCGTGCTCTTCCCGCTCGTCAGCCGCGCGTTCGGCCTCATCGCGACGCTCTTCGGCGTCATGGTGGTCAAGACCGACGACCGGGAGGACGCCTTCAACGCCCTCGTGCGGGGTCTCTACGTCACGGCCACCCTCCACGCCGTCGGCATCGCCGGGGCCGCCAAGTGGCTGCTCGACGCCCACTGGGTCGTCTTCTTCGCGTGCGGCGTGATCGGCATCGTCGCCGGCATCGGCGTGCTGCACGTCACGCAGTACTACACCGAGCAGCGGCACCGCCCGGTGCGCGAGCTCGCCGAGGCGGCGCGCAGCGGCTCCGCGATGGCGGTGCTGCGCGGGCTCGCCATCGGCCTCGAGAGCTCGGTGCTCCCGCTCCTGGTCGTCGTCGGCGCCACCTTCGGCTCCTACCTGCTCGGCGCCCGCTCCGGGCTCGCCGGGGGTGGCCTGTTCGGCACCGCGGTCGCGACGATGGGGATGCTGGGCACCTCGGGCTACGTCCTCGCCATGGATGCGTTCGGCCCCATCGTGGACAACGCGGGCGGCATCGTCGCCGTGACCGTCGCCCGCGAGCGGCCGGACGTGCGTGGCCGCACCCTCGTGCTCGATGCCGTCGGGAACACGACCAAGGCGCTCACGAAGGCGTACACGGCCGGGGTGGCCGCGCTCGCCTCGCTGCTGCTCGTCGCGGGCTACCTCGATGAGTCCCGGCGCCGCGCTCTGGCGTCGAGCGCGCCGATCCGCGGCGAGACGACCGCGATGGTCCTGCGCCTCGACCGGCCCGAGGTCTATCTCGGCGCCCTGGTCGGGATCCTCCTTGTCTTCTGGCTGGCCGGCCGCTGCATTCGCAACGTCCTCCAGGCTGGCCGACGTGTCCTCGACGAAGTGAGGCGCCAGGCCCGGGCCCGTCCGCCGGGTTTCGTCGGCGACCACGAGCCCTGCGTCGAGATGGTCTCTCGGGCAGCGCTGCGCCACATGATCGCGCCGGCCCTCGTCTCCGTGGCGGTGCCCGTCGTCGTGGGACTTGCCTTGCGCTTTGCAAGGACGGAAGATAATCCTCTGGTCGCGGCCGATTCAGTCGCGGCCCTGATCATGGCCGGGACGGTCGCAGGCGTCCTCGGGTCGCTCTTCTTGGGGAATACCGGGGCGATCTGGGACAATGCGAGGCAGTACATCGCGACCGGCGCGCACGGTGGGCGCTACCTTGTCGACGAGACGGGGGCGCGGGCGGACAACCCCACCTATGGTGCCGCCGTCGTTGGCGACACGATCGGCGATCCGCTCAAGGACGTGGCCGGTCCCGCGATCCACGTGCTCATCAAGATGCTCCCCGCCGTGACCATCGTGTTCTTGCCGTTCTTCATCTGA
- a CDS encoding DEAD/DEAH box helicase → MPPPISDALSTLSDRGLRRLLGARTFLRGLEYFRRRVVEDISINETMASGTVRAADSEPYPVKVELSPDGIQSQCSCPAFQKAGQHCKHVAALLISIRDQARGAQPRREPPIPALVPQTAHAGGDALKRVRRRDRRGRLAITPAAPVPTVVGTHGPPGSPVALAAPVLDATAKQTGIGAWLPPEGVTGARRVEFRLHVRQGALTVTVLDAEARVPVLPSAALAWQALYPTPDRDALRLLARFESGNPRHPAVDIRGEDVAELLPLLEGQRVLLEPALMQLRFGDDSLRPRFDLETVGGDTIIVKTSFERGNDKRRFSLLQGGWFEGWPGWHIDTQEGLARRIDKRVSPAAMRRLLRSPTIGEPMSELARIIMQGLPKIALEVGAELPDLNQIAEVVDLVPTFRMRAGGSLIEARVTLTAAYGDAEVAVRADGMSPPVLIQPPEEGMKRARCIRVDIAAQQEAASKLLALGLKPDETGQGFIANGDQALTFWTEGLAELPDDWDLFVPEDLVDTQVRGRPIGVFAKVTSGMDWLNVKLSFESEGVGVDRDELRRCLAEGKRYVRLEDGSFAAFDPDAVRAMLDREVELMMAAGKSGRLPLAQAGRVHELLQHASGSSVTASARELFQKLSNIDEIGSTKRPRNLKATLRPYQEAGLSWLKFIHDIGSGGVLADDMGLGKTVQTLALLLAVKQEEKHMRALIVAPTSVVTNWERELARFAPSLSVALWHGADRKDQIDEVKAAEVVITSYALLRRDEDFLAQLDLSYAILDEAQHIKNPMSATAAAAKRLRAKRRLALTGTPIENRLSEIWSIFDYVSPGLLGSLDKFEARFSRPIEAGDYKTAQRLRAAIHPFILRRTKQEVAKDLPEKIEMDQICDLTGEQRALYLQVAREVRAQVLGEVERVGLAKSQLQILAGLTRLRQAACDPRLLGLPREFGDDDSGKLVAVRELIANAVEGGHKVLVFSQFVMMLRLIEKAMKEDGVAYEYLDGSTKDRAERVERFQSDPSVPVFLISLKAGGTGLNLTAADTVIHFDPWWNPAVEQQATDRAHRIGQTKVVTAYRLIAEGTIEEKILLLKDKKRQLVASVLSEDAGGAKKLTKADLEELFAVD, encoded by the coding sequence GTGCCGCCTCCGATCTCCGACGCACTCTCTACCCTCAGCGATCGTGGCCTGCGAAGGCTGCTTGGCGCCCGCACCTTCCTCCGCGGGCTGGAGTACTTCCGCCGCCGCGTCGTCGAGGACATCTCCATCAACGAGACGATGGCGAGCGGCACCGTCCGCGCCGCCGACTCCGAGCCGTATCCGGTCAAGGTCGAGCTCTCGCCCGATGGCATCCAGTCGCAGTGTTCCTGTCCTGCGTTCCAGAAGGCTGGGCAGCACTGCAAGCACGTCGCGGCGCTGCTCATCAGCATCCGCGACCAGGCGCGCGGCGCGCAGCCGCGGCGCGAGCCGCCGATCCCGGCGCTCGTCCCGCAGACCGCCCACGCCGGCGGCGACGCCCTGAAGCGCGTGCGCCGGCGCGACCGCCGCGGCCGCCTGGCGATCACGCCGGCGGCGCCCGTCCCGACCGTCGTCGGCACCCACGGGCCGCCGGGCTCACCCGTCGCCCTCGCGGCGCCGGTCCTGGACGCGACGGCCAAGCAGACCGGGATCGGCGCCTGGCTTCCGCCCGAGGGCGTCACCGGGGCACGGCGCGTGGAGTTCCGCCTCCACGTGCGGCAGGGGGCGCTGACGGTCACCGTCCTCGACGCCGAGGCGCGCGTCCCGGTGCTGCCCTCCGCGGCGCTCGCCTGGCAGGCGCTCTATCCGACGCCGGATCGCGACGCCCTCCGGCTGCTCGCCCGGTTCGAGAGCGGTAACCCGCGCCACCCGGCCGTCGACATCCGCGGCGAGGACGTGGCCGAGCTGCTCCCGCTGCTCGAGGGCCAGCGCGTGCTGCTCGAGCCGGCGCTGATGCAGCTCCGCTTCGGCGACGACAGCCTGCGGCCGCGCTTCGATCTCGAGACCGTCGGCGGCGACACCATCATCGTCAAGACGAGCTTCGAGCGGGGGAACGACAAGCGCCGCTTCTCGCTGCTCCAGGGCGGGTGGTTCGAGGGCTGGCCGGGCTGGCACATCGACACGCAGGAGGGGCTCGCGCGCCGCATCGACAAGCGCGTCTCCCCCGCGGCGATGCGCCGCCTGCTCCGCTCGCCGACCATCGGCGAGCCGATGAGCGAGCTGGCCCGCATCATCATGCAGGGGCTGCCCAAGATCGCGCTCGAGGTCGGCGCGGAGCTGCCCGACCTGAACCAGATCGCCGAGGTCGTCGATCTCGTGCCCACGTTCCGCATGCGCGCGGGCGGCTCGCTCATCGAGGCGCGCGTCACGCTGACCGCCGCCTACGGCGACGCCGAGGTCGCCGTGCGCGCCGACGGCATGTCGCCCCCGGTGCTCATTCAGCCGCCCGAGGAGGGGATGAAGCGCGCCCGCTGCATCCGCGTGGACATCGCCGCGCAGCAGGAGGCGGCGAGCAAGCTGCTCGCCCTCGGGCTCAAGCCGGACGAGACCGGCCAGGGCTTCATCGCGAACGGCGACCAGGCGCTCACCTTCTGGACCGAGGGGCTCGCCGAGCTCCCCGACGACTGGGACCTCTTCGTCCCCGAGGATCTCGTCGACACGCAGGTGCGCGGCAGGCCCATCGGCGTGTTCGCCAAGGTCACCTCGGGGATGGACTGGCTGAACGTCAAGCTCAGCTTCGAGAGCGAGGGCGTCGGCGTCGATCGCGACGAGCTGCGCCGCTGCCTCGCCGAGGGCAAGCGCTACGTCCGCCTCGAGGACGGGTCGTTCGCCGCGTTCGATCCCGACGCCGTGCGCGCGATGCTCGATCGCGAGGTCGAGCTGATGATGGCGGCCGGCAAGAGCGGCCGGCTGCCGCTCGCGCAGGCCGGGCGGGTGCACGAGCTGCTCCAGCACGCCAGCGGATCGAGCGTGACCGCGTCCGCGCGCGAGCTGTTCCAGAAGCTCAGCAACATCGACGAGATCGGCAGCACCAAGCGGCCCAGGAACCTGAAGGCGACGCTCCGCCCCTACCAGGAGGCGGGCCTCTCGTGGCTCAAGTTCATCCATGACATCGGCTCGGGCGGCGTGCTCGCCGACGACATGGGCCTCGGCAAGACGGTCCAGACGCTCGCCCTCCTGCTCGCCGTCAAGCAGGAGGAGAAGCACATGCGCGCGCTGATCGTCGCCCCGACGAGCGTCGTCACGAACTGGGAGCGCGAGCTCGCCCGGTTCGCGCCCTCGCTGTCGGTCGCCCTCTGGCACGGCGCCGATCGCAAGGACCAGATCGACGAGGTGAAGGCCGCGGAGGTGGTGATCACCAGCTACGCGCTCCTCCGTCGCGACGAGGATTTCCTCGCGCAGCTCGACCTGAGCTACGCCATCCTCGACGAGGCGCAGCACATCAAGAACCCGATGAGCGCCACCGCCGCGGCGGCCAAGCGGCTCCGCGCGAAGCGCCGGCTCGCGCTGACGGGCACGCCCATCGAGAACCGGCTCTCGGAGATCTGGTCCATCTTCGACTACGTCTCGCCGGGCTTGCTCGGCTCGCTCGACAAGTTCGAGGCGCGCTTCTCGCGCCCGATCGAGGCGGGCGACTACAAGACCGCGCAGCGCCTGCGCGCCGCCATCCACCCGTTCATCCTGCGCCGCACGAAGCAGGAGGTCGCCAAGGATCTTCCCGAGAAGATCGAGATGGATCAGATCTGCGATCTCACGGGCGAGCAGCGGGCGCTCTACCTGCAGGTCGCGCGCGAGGTGCGGGCGCAGGTCCTCGGCGAGGTCGAGCGCGTCGGCCTCGCGAAGAGCCAGCTGCAGATCCTCGCCGGCCTCACCCGCCTCCGGCAGGCGGCCTGCGACCCGCGGCTGCTCGGCTTGCCGCGGGAGTTCGGCGACGACGACTCGGGCAAGCTCGTCGCGGTCCGGGAGCTCATCGCGAACGCCGTCGAGGGCGGGCACAAGGTCCTCGTCTTCAGCCAGTTCGTGATGATGCTGAGGCTCATCGAGAAGGCGATGAAGGAGGATGGAGTCGCCTACGAGTACCTCGACGGCTCCACGAAGGACCGGGCGGAGCGCGTCGAGCGCTTCCAGAGCGATCCGAGCGTGCCGGTCTTCCTCATCAGCCTCAAGGCGGGCGGCACCGGCCTGAACCTCACCGCGGCCGACACGGTCATCCACTTCGATCCGTGGTGGAACCCGGCGGTCGAGCAGCAGGCCACGGACCGCGCCCACCGCATCGGTCAGACGAAGGTGGTGACGGCCTATCGGCTCATCGCCGAGGGCACGATCGAGGAGAAGATCCTGCTGCTCAAGGACAAGAAGCGCCAGCTCGTCGCGTCCGTCCTCAGCGAGGACGCCGGCGGCGCGAAGAAGCTCACCAAGGCCGACCTGGAAGAGCTGTTCGCGGTGGACTGA
- a CDS encoding ExbD/TolR family protein, protein MSAEQRPAPRPRASVVRYKAALRKAIRRNRREPEIDFLNITAMLDLMTIILVFLLKSVGSSAASIPQSKDLTLPKSVMQAEPSQEGVVVIVSKSQILVGEDPTPIVMLPNREQLAQSGVDAKYKRSGPNDLYIVPLANALSHARETDKAIRAAKGLDPSSSEAIIVADATTPYRLLIEVLFTLGQSEFGKYHLMVLSGSRKP, encoded by the coding sequence ATGAGCGCCGAGCAGCGACCTGCCCCGCGGCCGAGGGCGAGCGTCGTCCGCTACAAAGCGGCCCTCCGGAAGGCGATCCGAAGGAACCGGCGGGAGCCCGAGATCGACTTCTTGAACATCACGGCGATGCTCGACCTGATGACGATCATCCTCGTCTTCTTGCTGAAGAGCGTTGGATCGTCGGCGGCATCCATCCCGCAGTCGAAGGATCTCACCCTGCCGAAGTCGGTGATGCAGGCCGAGCCCTCCCAGGAGGGTGTGGTCGTCATCGTCTCGAAGTCGCAGATCCTGGTCGGCGAGGATCCGACCCCGATCGTCATGCTGCCCAACCGCGAGCAGCTCGCGCAGTCGGGCGTCGACGCAAAGTACAAGCGCAGCGGGCCGAACGATCTCTACATCGTGCCGCTGGCGAACGCCCTGTCCCACGCGCGCGAGACGGACAAAGCCATTCGCGCGGCGAAGGGGCTCGATCCGTCGTCGTCGGAGGCGATCATCGTCGCCGACGCGACCACGCCGTACCGCCTCCTGATCGAGGTCCTGTTCACCCTGGGGCAGAGCGAGTTCGGCAAGTACCACCTGATGGTCCTGAGCGGCAGCCGCAAGCCGTAG
- a CDS encoding ExbD/TolR family protein — MADPQDVPLSSAQRSKIRRLSQPKEPEAGEEAGELNVVPYLDIITNILIFVLASVSVTFVSSIDTTPPSIGGGKVRSELSSKALNLSAFITSQGISLKTSSGNIATGCQDVGGGVTVPKVNDGYDYPALTACAKRLKNARSEFKEETQVTITANPGIDYKTIIDVMDALRSDDGEVLFPEVHFGVAR, encoded by the coding sequence ATGGCGGACCCGCAAGACGTCCCGCTCAGCTCGGCGCAGCGATCGAAGATCCGGCGCCTGTCGCAGCCCAAGGAGCCCGAAGCCGGGGAGGAGGCCGGCGAGCTCAACGTCGTTCCGTACCTCGACATCATCACGAACATCCTCATCTTCGTGCTCGCCAGCGTGTCGGTGACATTCGTGTCGTCAATCGACACGACGCCGCCTTCCATCGGCGGGGGCAAGGTGCGCAGCGAGCTCTCCAGCAAGGCGTTGAACCTCTCCGCGTTCATCACCAGCCAGGGGATCTCGCTGAAGACGTCGAGCGGCAACATCGCGACCGGCTGCCAGGACGTGGGCGGCGGGGTCACGGTGCCGAAGGTGAACGATGGCTATGACTATCCCGCCCTCACGGCGTGCGCGAAGCGCCTCAAGAACGCCCGCTCCGAGTTCAAAGAGGAGACGCAGGTGACGATCACGGCGAACCCGGGCATCGACTACAAGACGATCATCGACGTGATGGATGCGCTGAGGAGCGACGACGGGGAGGTGCTGTTCCCGGAGGTCCACTTCGGGGTGGCCCGATGA
- a CDS encoding MotA/TolQ/ExbB proton channel family protein → MLAAEGGGEGGMWEAIKHNPTFLIANLVVSAVVVTIIIERTAFQLGRYRVNSKEFFAQVKKLVAAGNIDRAIKLCDASDYPILQLVKAGLTHANKGADEIDAALSEKLSELKPAVEKRIGALWSLANIATLIGLIGTVSGLINTFASIAAQGLSQADKQRMLSNGIAEAMYNTAFGLAIAVVCMIAHVLLHTRSKNIQHDLESTTERVFNLLTISSKPGY, encoded by the coding sequence ATGTTGGCGGCCGAGGGTGGTGGCGAAGGTGGGATGTGGGAGGCCATCAAACACAATCCGACCTTCCTGATCGCGAACCTGGTCGTCTCCGCGGTCGTGGTGACCATCATCATCGAACGAACCGCGTTCCAGCTCGGACGCTACCGCGTGAACTCCAAGGAGTTCTTCGCGCAGGTCAAGAAGCTGGTGGCGGCCGGCAACATCGACCGCGCCATCAAGCTCTGCGACGCGAGCGACTATCCGATCCTGCAGCTCGTCAAGGCCGGCCTGACCCACGCGAACAAGGGGGCCGACGAGATCGACGCCGCCCTCAGCGAGAAGCTGTCCGAGCTGAAGCCGGCCGTGGAGAAGCGCATCGGCGCCCTGTGGTCGCTCGCGAACATCGCGACGCTGATCGGCCTCATCGGGACGGTCTCCGGCCTGATCAACACGTTCGCCTCCATCGCCGCCCAGGGCCTCTCGCAGGCCGACAAGCAGCGGATGCTCTCGAACGGCATCGCGGAGGCCATGTACAACACGGCGTTCGGCCTCGCCATCGCGGTGGTGTGCATGATCGCGCACGTGCTCCTCCACACCCGCTCCAAGAACATCCAGCACGATCTCGAGTCGACGACGGAGCGCGTGTTCAACCTGCTCACGATCAGCAGCAAGCCTGGCTACTAG